The following are from one region of the Anaeropeptidivorans aminofermentans genome:
- the adhE gene encoding bifunctional acetaldehyde-CoA/alcohol dehydrogenase, with protein MAKTELKADIQNPDEKKLAAIKEVDALAAKGKIALEKYMELDQKTVDNIVKQMSIAGHAAQMVLAKLAVEETGRGIYEDKITKNIFATEYIYNSIKYQKTVGIIEENDEDDYMQIAEPVGIIAGVTPVTNPTSTTLFKSIIAAKTRNPIIFAFHPSAQKCSAEAAKIVRDAAIKAGAPENCIQWVETPSLEATTYLMNHKDISLVLATGGSAMVRSAYSTGKPALGVGPGNVPCFIEKTADIKQAVTDLVLSKSFDNGMICASEQAVIIEEPVYKEAIDYMKYNKCYFATKEETKKITSVVINVEKGAVNPDIVGKPPYYIASLAGIKIPEDTKILCCEIEGVGPEYPLSREKLSPVLAVLKAKDYKEGIKLSDAMLKLGGMGHSSVIHSKDEKIIEEFASVCKTGRILINSPSSHGAIGDLYNTNMPSLTLGCGSYGNNSTTSNVSAVNLINIKRVAKRRINMQWFKIPKKIFFEFGSIQYLEKIKNATRAFIVTDPQMVKFGYVDKILYHLNKNREKIAVEIFSEVEPDPSFDTVRKGTEAMNQFKPDLIIALGGGSAMDAAKGMWLFYEQPEVDFKALSQKFLDIRKRTYKISDLGAKAQMVAIPTTSGTGSEVTSFAVITDKENNIKYPLADYALTPDIAIIDPDLVMTVPSTVTADTGMDVLTHAIEAYVSILASDYTDALSEKAIKMVFEYLPRAYANPKDEVAREKMHNASCMAGMAFTNAFLGINHSLAHKLGGEFHIAHGRSNAIILPWVIEYNGELTPTKFTAWPKYKSYIAPEKYQEIAKLLGLPASTPEEGVQSLANAVRKLSKSLNVPQTIKECGIDEKLYLERLDYLSERAFEDQCTTANPRLPLVKELKEIYLKAYYGK; from the coding sequence ATGGCTAAGACTGAACTTAAGGCAGATATTCAAAATCCTGATGAGAAAAAACTCGCGGCTATAAAGGAAGTTGATGCTTTAGCTGCAAAGGGTAAAATCGCTCTTGAAAAATACATGGAGCTTGACCAGAAGACTGTTGACAATATTGTTAAGCAAATGTCAATAGCCGGCCACGCCGCTCAAATGGTTTTAGCAAAACTTGCCGTTGAGGAGACAGGCCGGGGCATATATGAAGATAAAATAACAAAAAATATATTCGCAACGGAATATATTTATAATAGTATAAAATACCAAAAAACCGTAGGAATCATTGAAGAAAACGACGAAGACGATTATATGCAGATAGCGGAGCCTGTAGGTATCATCGCAGGAGTAACCCCTGTGACAAATCCTACAAGCACAACACTGTTTAAATCAATTATTGCCGCCAAAACAAGAAACCCTATTATCTTTGCATTCCACCCGTCAGCTCAAAAATGCTCCGCGGAAGCTGCGAAAATCGTAAGAGACGCGGCAATAAAAGCAGGGGCGCCTGAAAACTGCATTCAATGGGTAGAAACCCCAAGCCTTGAAGCAACGACTTATTTAATGAATCATAAAGATATTTCTCTCGTGCTTGCGACAGGCGGTTCCGCAATGGTAAGAAGCGCATATTCCACAGGAAAGCCGGCCCTTGGCGTAGGCCCTGGAAATGTTCCTTGCTTCATCGAAAAAACTGCCGATATTAAACAAGCAGTAACAGACCTTGTGCTTTCAAAGTCCTTTGATAACGGTATGATTTGTGCTTCCGAACAGGCAGTTATCATAGAAGAGCCTGTATATAAAGAAGCTATAGATTATATGAAATATAATAAATGCTATTTTGCAACAAAAGAAGAAACCAAGAAAATTACATCTGTTGTAATTAATGTTGAAAAGGGTGCTGTTAATCCTGATATCGTAGGCAAACCACCTTATTATATAGCTTCTCTCGCAGGCATAAAAATCCCTGAGGACACAAAAATTCTTTGCTGTGAAATCGAAGGCGTAGGCCCTGAATATCCTCTTTCAAGGGAAAAGCTTTCACCTGTTCTTGCAGTATTAAAGGCAAAAGACTACAAAGAGGGCATTAAGCTTTCAGATGCCATGCTTAAACTGGGCGGAATGGGCCACTCTTCCGTTATCCATTCAAAAGACGAAAAAATTATAGAGGAATTTGCTTCTGTCTGCAAAACAGGACGTATCCTCATAAACTCTCCTTCCTCCCACGGAGCCATCGGAGACTTATATAACACCAATATGCCTTCTCTTACCCTCGGCTGCGGCTCCTACGGAAACAACTCTACTACAAGCAATGTTTCAGCCGTTAATCTTATTAACATAAAGAGAGTTGCAAAAAGGAGAATCAACATGCAGTGGTTTAAAATACCGAAAAAAATATTTTTTGAATTCGGTTCCATACAGTATCTTGAAAAAATCAAGAACGCCACAAGAGCATTCATCGTTACAGACCCACAGATGGTAAAGTTCGGCTATGTTGATAAAATTCTTTACCACCTCAATAAAAACAGAGAAAAAATAGCCGTTGAAATATTCTCCGAAGTAGAGCCGGATCCTTCTTTCGATACCGTAAGAAAAGGCACCGAGGCAATGAATCAGTTTAAGCCCGACCTGATTATCGCATTAGGCGGCGGTTCCGCCATGGACGCGGCAAAGGGCATGTGGCTCTTCTACGAACAGCCGGAGGTTGATTTCAAGGCTTTAAGCCAGAAATTCTTAGACATCAGAAAACGTACCTATAAAATATCTGATTTAGGCGCAAAGGCCCAGATGGTCGCAATCCCTACAACATCAGGAACAGGCTCAGAGGTAACAAGCTTTGCCGTAATTACCGACAAAGAAAACAATATTAAATATCCTCTTGCAGACTATGCTTTAACCCCTGATATTGCAATCATTGACCCTGATTTAGTTATGACAGTTCCTTCTACCGTAACGGCAGACACAGGAATGGACGTATTGACCCATGCAATTGAAGCTTACGTTTCCATTCTTGCTTCCGACTATACAGACGCCCTTTCAGAAAAGGCAATTAAAATGGTATTTGAATATCTCCCAAGAGCCTATGCAAACCCGAAAGACGAAGTTGCCAGAGAAAAAATGCATAACGCTTCCTGTATGGCAGGTATGGCATTTACAAATGCTTTCTTAGGTATCAACCACTCTCTTGCCCATAAGCTTGGCGGTGAATTCCATATTGCCCACGGAAGGTCCAATGCCATAATTCTCCCATGGGTAATCGAATATAACGGAGAGCTTACGCCTACGAAATTTACTGCATGGCCAAAATATAAATCTTATATCGCTCCTGAAAAATATCAGGAAATAGCAAAACTTTTAGGCCTTCCCGCATCTACTCCGGAAGAAGGCGTTCAGAGCCTTGCAAACGCCGTAAGAAAGCTTTCTAAGAGCCTTAACGTTCCTCAAACCATAAAAGAATGCGGTATCGATGAAAAGCTTTACCTTGAAAGACTGGATTATCTTTCCGAAAGAGCCTTTGAAGACCAATGTACAACCGCAAACCCAAGGCTTCCTCTTGTAAAAGAGCTTAAGGAAATATATTTAAAAGCTTATTACGGTAAATAA
- a CDS encoding EAL domain-containing protein, whose amino-acid sequence MGGKAQYPKILIVCLLFISIQGIIRNAVFPDYDLGNIGFIFAAFAGVLIFLYNNLRQGRHLCPVNMPPDIEYEEDLKTNLLFFTTFGTEGKGEPEKSALSGKYMANLIANISEALFVIDENKKIVMFNSAAKKLLKCRDEYLEGKPIDVLFKSNCCNFFLSDNFKPTVEKSYDADLITEAGEIVPVAFSCSIMEIDGKGGFHYICTARDMTETRKVQDALFKQANFDSLTQLYNRCYLESKASEILAERRITTNHHSLLMIDLDHFKIVNDTCGHEAGDQLLRHLSYIMKESLRNSDIIARVGGDEFAVFLPCTDVKQATIVAEKIKSAITQYNFTWEGKVFSVGASIGIAETDENINDIRLMHRAADIACFIAKGSGGSGVMVYNDDKEPSETTGDELNLFPLIMEALESDSFFLVYQPVANINYTGGPKLFEIYLRLRLKDGTVIPSSAFISQAYRYNMMSKIDQWVINTFFSSFHERIMPFVGPESALFSINISEATLSAEGSKEFIEFIERGLNRYNVPPEMICFEIKENAAISNFIEVSDFEAGLRTLGCKFALDDFGSSFSSFSYLKFLNADYVKIDGTLINDISESPLGCTMVSSINEISHILNKKTIAKQVEGKDVFDGLKSIGIDYCQGYMIAEPDTIENIMNKMY is encoded by the coding sequence ATGGGAGGTAAAGCCCAATATCCAAAAATACTTATTGTCTGCCTTTTATTTATATCAATACAGGGTATTATTAGAAATGCCGTTTTCCCTGATTATGATTTAGGCAATATAGGTTTTATTTTTGCTGCTTTTGCCGGTGTACTTATATTTTTGTATAATAACTTAAGGCAGGGCAGGCATTTATGCCCTGTGAACATGCCGCCGGATATAGAATACGAAGAGGATTTAAAAACAAATTTATTGTTTTTCACAACCTTCGGCACCGAAGGAAAAGGTGAGCCTGAAAAAAGCGCCTTATCCGGCAAATATATGGCAAACCTTATAGCCAATATTTCCGAAGCCCTTTTTGTAATTGATGAAAATAAGAAAATTGTAATGTTTAACAGTGCCGCAAAGAAGCTTTTAAAATGCAGAGACGAATATCTGGAAGGAAAACCCATAGACGTTCTTTTTAAAAGCAATTGCTGTAATTTCTTTTTAAGCGATAATTTTAAGCCCACGGTGGAGAAATCTTATGATGCCGATTTAATAACGGAAGCCGGGGAGATTGTTCCTGTTGCTTTTTCCTGCTCCATAATGGAGATAGACGGAAAAGGCGGATTCCATTACATATGCACAGCAAGGGATATGACCGAAACAAGAAAGGTGCAGGACGCTCTTTTTAAACAGGCTAATTTCGACAGCCTAACCCAGCTTTACAATAGGTGTTATCTTGAAAGCAAGGCCTCGGAAATCCTTGCAGAAAGAAGGATTACCACAAATCATCATTCCTTGCTGATGATTGACCTTGACCATTTTAAAATTGTGAACGATACCTGCGGCCATGAAGCAGGGGACCAGCTTCTTCGGCATCTTTCTTATATTATGAAGGAAAGCCTTCGGAATTCAGATATTATAGCAAGAGTAGGCGGCGACGAGTTTGCCGTATTCCTGCCCTGCACCGACGTTAAACAGGCCACTATTGTTGCTGAAAAGATTAAAAGCGCCATTACTCAGTATAACTTTACATGGGAAGGCAAAGTATTCAGTGTAGGGGCAAGTATAGGTATTGCCGAAACAGATGAAAACATCAATGATATACGCCTGATGCATAGGGCTGCCGATATTGCATGCTTTATTGCAAAAGGGAGCGGCGGCAGCGGCGTTATGGTCTATAATGACGATAAAGAGCCTTCTGAAACCACAGGCGATGAGCTTAACCTGTTCCCCCTTATAATGGAAGCCCTTGAAAGCGACAGTTTCTTTCTTGTTTATCAGCCTGTTGCAAATATAAACTATACGGGAGGGCCGAAGCTATTTGAAATTTATTTAAGATTAAGGCTTAAAGACGGAACCGTAATTCCGTCATCGGCATTTATTTCTCAAGCTTATCGATATAATATGATGAGTAAAATTGATCAATGGGTTATCAATACCTTTTTCTCAAGCTTCCATGAACGGATAATGCCTTTTGTAGGCCCGGAAAGCGCCCTTTTCAGCATCAATATATCAGAAGCCACATTAAGCGCCGAAGGCTCAAAGGAATTTATAGAATTTATAGAGCGAGGGCTGAACAGGTATAATGTACCGCCGGAAATGATATGCTTTGAAATAAAAGAAAACGCGGCCATATCTAATTTTATAGAAGTAAGCGATTTTGAAGCAGGCCTTAGAACGCTTGGCTGTAAGTTTGCCCTGGATGATTTTGGCAGCAGCTTTTCTTCATTTTCCTATCTTAAGTTTTTAAACGCCGACTATGTTAAAATAGACGGAACCCTTATAAATGATATTTCGGAAAGTCCTTTAGGCTGTACGATGGTTTCTTCCATAAATGAAATATCCCATATACTGAATAAAAAGACAATTGCCAAGCAAGTGGAAGGAAAGGACGTATTTGACGGCCTCAAAAGCATCGGCATAGACTATTGCCAGGGCTATATGATAGCAGAGCCGGATACCATAGAAAATATAATGAATAAGATGTATTAA